tttttccgactcgtcctgggccaccttggcagtttccttgggagtggccttccagccattgggacattgtttgatcccatgtcccttctgaccgcacttgacacaaaggccagacgcgcaaCAacgatccctttcttccggtgtgacataattagggtcctctgagaggcggacccgttgggtggtggtagtggtggaagtggccacggtggccggggattTGGCAGGAAGCTTCTTAGGACGGTTTTCCTCGTTTTCCCGACGagtattgtcaattttgaccgaGGCAGCAAATATGGCTTCTAGGTCGTCGTCGggaatattgtccttggtggacaagagttctttcaccttccagtgaaggccgcgcgtgaactgggcaatgtacgcctcagtattccagtcaagttccgccatgaggttgcggaattcagtgacgtactcagacgtggtcgTGGTCTGAGTTAatgcggcaatcttcctggcagcCGCCCTCTTCGCGTCTGGATcggcaaaggcttccttgaatttggccgttaaggccgggatggtggtggggggatttccctcgcccttgatgatagtcccaataatgggaagagcccagtcggcggctttgtctgtcatgtggtacagaatccacacaaccatttgttcctcTTCATCGAATTGATCTCGATGAAGCGCGACCCACAGCAGCATAcggtctagccactgggttgccttccgTCCCCTGGagtctcccttgtatgggtctgggagctccatcttgggtcgctttacgctggaccctgaatcGAAGGGGGTGaaggagctgaggctccgttTAGGCGTGTCgcgaggctcttttttgggagctcgcctgggttcttcctcctcttctgagtcaaagcccattcctcttgatgggcggaagggggccttgagtccaggcctaaccgttcctggagtgtgcgcttctccccctgtgtgagtggggggagtgacaggcccagccaatgggccaggctgggcttgggttccttggtccttgtcgccGAGTAGATCGGCGGTCTCCTTacatatggccttgagctcattgagctgttggccttgtgatttgatttggtcctggagggacccgactgtggctgtgagggctgtgatagcctcgaggagagcggcaagggacggttccggttccatccttggcaagtctcgcgaagtgggagatgcgctgcaagagggtggttgggaattgGTTGGAACGGAACGTCGAGAGGAGCGgctagagggacgggagtatgggtgtgggactccagagcgtgtggagggaatggtggaaacggcgtgggggagatagtgcctatatcaggacttatgggcggtttttgtgtagtatgtgggcgctaaacctttgcgtcaagcacctagcgttggatagtccctacagcaaatcaacagatctagcaatcgtga
The nucleotide sequence above comes from Rhizoctonia solani chromosome 3, complete sequence. Encoded proteins:
- a CDS encoding Retrotransposon-derived protein PEG10, with amino-acid sequence MEPEPSLAALLEAITALTATVGSLQDQIKSQGQQLNELKAICKETADLLGDKDQGTQAQPGPLAGPVTPPTHTGGEAHTPGTVRPGLKAPFRPSRGMGFDSEEEEEPRRAPKKEPRDTPKRSLSSFTPFDSGSSVKRPKMELPDPYKGDSRGRKATQWLDRMLLWVALHRDQFDEEEQMVVWILYHMTDKAADWALPIIGTIIKGEGNPPTTIPALTAKFKEAFADPDAKRAAARKIAALTQTTTTSEYVTEFRNLMAELDWNTEAYIAQFTRGLHWKVKELLSTKDNIPDDDLEAIFAASVKIDNTRRENEENRPKKLPAKSPATVATSTTTTTQRVRLSEDPNYVTPEERDRCCASGLCVKCGQKGHGIKQCPNGWKATPKETAKVAQDESEKE